GCCCGCGCCGTCGTCGGACGCGCCGCGACTGATGACGAACCCCGTACAGCGGGGCGCTGACCCACTGGGCGGCACGGTCAACAAGACCGTGCTGCCCAGTGGGCTGCGCATCGTCACCGAATCCATCCCGACCGTCCGCAGCGTCTCGATCGGGATCTGGGCCGCGATCGGCTCCCGCGACGAGACGCCGGAGTTCTCCGGCGCGTCGCACTTCCTGGAGCACCTGCTCTTCAAGGGCACCGAGCGGCGCACCGCGATGGACATCTCCGCGGAGATCGAGGCGGTCGGCGGCGAGACGAACGCGTTCACCGCCAAGGAATACACGTGCTACTACGCGCGCGTGCTGGACGAGAACCTGCCGCTCGCGGTCGACGTGCTCTGTGACCTCGCGGCGAACTCCGTGCTCGCCGACGCGGACGTGGAGACCGAGCGCGGCGTGATCCTCGAAGAGATCGCCATGCACGACGACGAGCCCGGCGACCAGGTGCACGACATCTTCACCGAGCTGATCTACGGCGACCATCCGCTGGGCCAGCTCATCTCCGGCACCGAGCAGACCATCGGCGCGATGACCCGCGCGCAGATCGAGACGTTCTACCGCGAGCGGTACACCGCGCCGCACCTGGTGATCGCCGCGGCCGGCAACCTCGACCACGACGCCGTCGTGGCCCAGGTGACCGCGGCGCTGGCCGGCACGCCGCTGGACGGGCCGGCCGCCGCACCCGCGTCCCGCCGCGCGTCCGAGCCGGCCCCGGCGTACGCGCCGCCCGCGCAGGTCGTGGAGCCGAAGGACACCGAGCAGGCGCACGTGGTGCTCGGTGCGCCCGGCCTGGCCCGGCTGGACGACCGGCGGTTCACCGCCGGCGTGCTCAACAACGTGCTCGGCGGCGGCATGTCCAGCCGGCTCTTCCAGGAGATCCGGGAGAAGCGCGGCCTGGCCTACTCGGTCTACTCCTACACCACGCAGTACGCGGACTCCGGCCTCTTCGCGGTCTACGCGGGCTGCGCGCCCGGCAAGGTCGAGGAGGTGCTGGAACTGTCCCGTGCCGAGCTGGCCCGGGTCGCTCGCACCAGCCTGACCGCGGAGGAACTGGACCGGGGCAAGGGCATGACCAAGGGAGCGTTCGTGCTCGGCCTGGAGGACACCGGCTCCCGGATGACCCGCCTGGCCAAGGCCGAGCTGCTCTACGACGACCTGCTGCCGGTCGCCGGCTTCCTGGAGCGGGTCGACGCGGTCACCGCGGACGAGGTCGCCGCGCTCGCCGAGGACCTGCTCACCCGCCCGCGGTCACTCGCGGTGGTGGGCCCCTTCGACGAGGACACGGTCTGGCCTCTGGGATAGTGGCGCGGTGAGCGAGACTATCCCAGTCGCTGTCCTCGGAGCCGCCGGCCGGATGGGCACCGAGGTGTGCAAGGCGGTCGGCGCCGCCCCCGACATGGAGCTGACGGCCACGGTCGACGCCGGCGAGCCGCTGGACAAGGCGGCCGCCGCGCGGGTGATCGTGGACTTCACCACGCCCGGCGCCGTGCTGGACAACCTGCGGTGGGCGATCGACCGGGGCATCCACGCGGTCGTCGGCACCAGCGGCTTCACCGAGGAGAAGTTCGCGCAGGTGCGCGAGTGGCTGGCGGCGAAGCCGGGCGTCGGCGTGATCGTCGCACCGAATTTCGGCATCGGCGCGGTGCTGATGATGGAGTTCGCGGCGAAGGCGGCCCGCTACTTCGAGTCCGTCGAGATCATCGAGCAGCACCACCCGCGCAAGCTGGACGCGCCGAGCGGCACCGCCACGCACACGGCACGGCTGATCGCGGCCGCGCGCGCGGAGGCCGGCCTGACCGCCATGCCGGACGCGACCGCGGACGAGATCCCAGGCGCGCGCGGTGCGGACGTGGACGGTGTGCGGGTGCACGCGGTTCGCGCCACCGGCCTGGTCGCGCACCAGGAGGTGCTGTTCGGCGCGCTCGGCGAGACGCTGACGATCCGGCACGACTCGCTGGACCGGGCGTCGTTCATGCCGGGCGTGCTGCTGGCCACCCGCGAGGTGCTGACCCGCCCGGGCCTCACGGTCGGCCTGGCACCGCTGCTCTGAGCCGGCCCCGCCGCGCGTTCGGCAGATCCCGCCGCGAACCGGCGAAGGTCTGCCGAACAGGGCTCTAGAGGGGGGCGTCGGCGAGCGAGACGTGCAGGCGGAGCTGGGGAATGAGCAGGTCGTCGACGTCCAGCGCCCGGGAGGCACCGTCCGGCTCCCAGCCGGCCGAGCCGAGGAACTTGCGGGTCGCCGCGTCCGCGTCGTACGCCCACGCGATCGCGGTGCCGAACATGTCCTCCCGCCACAGGTCCACGGCCGCGGACAGCAGCCGGCTGCCGTGCCCGCGCCGGCCCCAGCGCGGCTCGACCAGCAGATCGGTGACGGCCGCGACGTCCGGGCCGAGCGCGCCCGGCTCCTCGCCGGGCGCGAGTGCCTGCTCATCGGCCGGACCTGCCGCGGCGAAGCCCACCAGATACGATTGTTCGGCCTGCTCAACGGCGACCAGAACCCGGTGCCGGGGTGTCGGCGGGGCCTCGATGGACTCCCGCCACCGCTCCGTCAGCCAGGCGACGTCGACCGCGTCGAGCACCTGCTTGGGCAGCAACCGGCGATACGCGACCCGCCAGGTCGTGAGCTGGATTCGTGCGATGTCACCGGCGTCCTGCGAGCCGGCCGGTCGAACGTACCCGAGTGCCATGGTTGGCAAGAGTACGTGTACACACTCGATCTCTGGGGGACTCTTCCGATGCGGACGCTCTGGCGGGTCGCCGGCGTGGTGCTGTTCGCCGTCGCCGTCGCCGTCTTCGACCTGGTCACGTCCGCGCGGCACGGGTTCTTCGACCTCAAGGTCTACTGGGGAGCGCTGAACTACTGGGCCAACGACGGCGGCATGCTCTACGACTACCTGAACCCGAACACGCTGTACGGGTTCACCTACCCGCCGTTCGCCGCGTTCGTGATGCTGCCGATGGCCTGGGTCCCCTGGACCGCCGCGATGACGATCAGCGTGATCGCGACCGTGGCCGTCACCGCGGTGCTGGTCTGGTGGATGATCCGGCCGATCGTGCAGCGCCAGGGCTGGACGCCGTGGCTGGCGTTCGCGATCGCGGCCTGCCTGGTCGCCGCGTACGAACCGATGCGCGAGACGGTCAACTTCGGCCAGGTCAACATGCTGTTGCTGTTCCTGGTCGCGGCGGACGTGCTGCTCCTCGTCGCGCGGCGGAGCCCGTTCGGCGGCGTGGGCATCGGCCTGGCCACCGCGATCAAGCTGACGCCCGGCGTGTTCATCGTCTACCTGCTGGTCACCGGCCGCTGGCGGGCCGCGATCACCGCGTCCGGCACGGCCGCGTTCGTGACGCTGGTCGCCGCCGTGATCGCACCGGACGCGTCCCGCGAGTTCTGGCTGTCCGCGCTCTGGAACACCGACCGGGTCGGCGACCTCGGCTTCATCTCCAACCAGTCGCTGCAGGGCGTGGTCGCGCGGCTCTTCGGCGACGACCTGAAGCCGCTCTGGGCGCTGCTGGTGGTGGCCACGCTGGTCTTCTGGGGCTGGCGCTGCCGGCTCGCGATCCAGGCCGGTGACGAGCGCGCCGGCCTGGCGCTGACCGCGGTGCTGGGCTGCCTGATCAGCCCGGTGACCTGGGTGCACCACCTGGTCTGGCTGCTGCCCGCGCTGTTCCTGATCGCCGGCGACGGGTTCCGGTCGACCGGCCGGCGCCGGAAGGTCATGCTGACCGTCGCGTTCCTGAGCTGGGCGATCCTGTGCAGCCGGCTGGTCTGGGTCTGGACGTACCGCACCGGCGGGCTGGGCGGCTTCCTCGGCGGCAGCGCCTACCTCTGGGTCAGCATCGTGCTGCTGCTGGCGATCCCGATCGACCGCGCGGACGACCCCGAGGACCAGGACCTGTCCGAGGGTACGGAGGAAGCCCGCCCGTCGCTGGTCGCCTGAAATCTGTCGGGGGCGCGCGGTAGCGTGCCCTCTCGATGGCCATCTCCGACGATCTCTCGCTCGCTCAGGCGCGGCGCGTCACGCTCGCCGCGCAGGGCTTCACCGACCCCCCGCCGGGCGGTCCGGTCACGATGCGGCACCTGCGGCGCGTGCTGGGCCGGGTCGGCCTGCTGCAGATCGACTCCGTCAACGTGCTGCAGCGCGCGCACTACCTGCCGATGTACAGCCGGCTCGGGCCATACCCGACGGAGCTGCTGGACCGGGCGTCCGCCCGGCGCCCGCGCACGCTGTTCGAGTACTGGGGGCACGAGGCGTCGCTGATCCCGGTCGAGCTGCAGCCGGCGCTGCGCTGGCGGATGGCGGAGGCGCACACGTCCGCGTGGGGTGGCATGCGGCGCATCGCGCAGGAGCAGCCCGGCCTGGTCGCCTGGGTGCGCGACGAGGTGCGCGCCCGCGGCCCGCTGACCGCGGCCGAGATCGAGCACGACGCGCCGCGCGAGACCGGCAACTGGGGGTGGAACTGGTCGGTCGTCAAGCGCGCGCTGGAGTGGCTGTTCTGGTCCGGCGAGGTCACCGCGGCCGGCCGCAACTCCGCGTTCGCCCGCCTCTACGACCTGCCCGAACGGGTGCTGCCCGCCGCGGTGGTGGACGCGCCGACACCCCCGGTCGAGGACGCGCACCGGCAGCTGGTCGAGATCTCCGCCCGCGCGCTCGGCGTGGCCGCGGAACCGGAGCTGCGCGACTACTTCCGGCTCCCGGTCGCCGGCGCCCGCCGGGCGATCGCGGAACTGGCCGAGGCCGGCACGCTCCGGCCGGTCCGGGTCGAGGGGTGGAACCGGCCGGCCTACCTGCACGCGGACGCGCGGCTGCCGCGCCGGGTGCGGGCCAGCACGCTGGTCAGCCCGTTCGACCCGGTGGTCTGGGAACGGGCGCGGGCCGAGCGGCTGTTCGGCTTCACGTACCGGATCGAGATCTACGTGCCCGCCCCACGGCGGCTCCATGGCTACTACGTGCTGCCGTTCCTGCACGGTGACCGGTTCGCCGGCCGCGTCGACCTCAAGGCCGACCGCAGGGCCGGCGTGCTGCGCGTGCCCGCGGCCTGGCGCGAGCCGCACGCGGACGAGGCGGAGACCGCGCACGCGCTCGCGGCCGAGCTGCGCCGCCTCGCCGGGTGGCTGGGCCTGACCGAGGTCGCCCCGCCGGAGCGCGGCGACCTGGCCCCGGCGCTCACGGCCGCGCTGGCCGCCGCGCACGACGCCGAGCCGGTCCCGTCCGTCGCCACCGGCCCGGCCGCCGGCGGTGTCTGACAGCCCGGTCGCGGTCCTCCGGCACCGCACCGGTCGGCCTCGGCACCGGTCCACCCGGCGCCGGGTGTTTCCCGGTGGTGGCCGGTTTGCGGCGCTGGCCGGCTTTCCGGATGGCGGCCGGTTTCTAGCGGCGTCGCCGGGGTCGCGGTGCGGAGGTAGGTTGGGGGACGGATTCGGCGAGACGGGAGACAAGCATGAGCGGCGAGCCGTCGCAGGCGGATTCGAGGTTCGTGGACACCACGTCGCCGCATCCGGCCGACGGCCCCGGCGTGGTTCGGCAGTCCGGGACGGACGACACCCGTCCCGTCTCCCCAGCCGGTTCCGACGGGCCGTCGTACCCGGCGTATCAGCCGGGTCCCGACGGGTCGTATCCCGCGTACCAGCCCGGTCCCGACGGGACGTATCCGCCGTATGCGGGCTACCCGCCGGGTTACGTGCCGCCGCAGCCGGACCGGCTCACCCGGCTCGTCGCCCGGATCCACGCGCGCACCCCACGCTGGCTGGCACCGCTCGCCGTGTTCGGCTGCGTCTCCGCCGCCGCCGGTTACGTGCTCTGGGCCGACCCGGCCGCGGCCGACGCGAACGCGCAGCCGACCTGCATCGTGAAGTACCTGACCGGGTTCGACTGCCCGGGCTGCGGCGGGACGCGCGCGGTCTGGTACATGATGCACGGCGACATCCCGGCCGCGGCCCGGCATCACGCGGTCCTGCTGTTCGCGGTCCCGTTCGTGGCCTACCTCTACGTCGCCTGGGCCGGGAAGGCACTGTTCGGCTGGCGCCTGCCGAGCTGGGAGCCGTCCTCCCGGTCCCTGATCTGGTTCCTGGCCGCCTGGGCCGCCTTCTCCGTGCTGCGCAACCTGCCGTGGGCGCCGTTCACCTGGTTCTTCGTCTGACCGTCGGCGATCGCCGGTGACCGTCAGCGGCGGCCCGCGACCGCCCGCACGGCGACTGCCCGCACGGCGACCGCCCGCGGCGTCGCGCCCCCGGTGACCGCGCCGGCCCGCCACCACCCGGACGGACCGGCCCACGGCGGGCCCGCGCGCCGGGACCGGCTGGACGTGGCCGCGACTTCACCGGCTAGTAAAGTCGGGCAGGTTTCGAACCGAGGGGGTCCGACATGGCGGAGATCGTGCCGCAGCAGGTGCAGTTGATCGCGTGGACGCAGTTCCAGGCGCCGGAGGGCGTGGCGTGGTCGACGGACGCCGAGGGCGGGCAGGCGCTCGCCGAGTTCGCGGGCCGCGCCTGCTACCAGTCGTGGAAGAAGCCGAACCCGAAGACGGCGACGAACGCGGGCTACCTGGAGCACATCCTGGAGACCGGGCACTTCAGCGTGCTGGAGCACGGTTCGGTCAGCTTCTACTTCTCCGGCATCTCCCGGTCGCTGACCCACGAGCTGATCCGGCACCGGCACTTCTCCTACTCGCAGCTCTCCCAGCGGTACGTGCCGGAGCGCGACGCCGCGTTCGTCGAGCCGGACGTGATCGCGGGTGACCCGGAGCTGCACGCGATGTTCGAGAAGGCGGCCGACGCGAGCCTCGCGGCGTACACCGAGCTGCTGGAGGGCCTGGAGGCGAAGTTCGCCGACGTGGAGAGCCCGACGCTGCGCCGCAAGCAGGCCCGTCAGGCCGCGCGCGCGATCCTGCCGAACGCGGTGGAGACCCGCATCGTGGTGACCGGCAACTACCGCGCGTGGCGGCACTTCATCGCGCTGCGCGCCACCGAGGCGGCCGACGTGGAGATCCGCGAGCTGGCCGTCGAGTGCCTGCGGCAGTTGACCGAGAAGGCGCCGAACGTGTTCGGCGACTTCACCATCAGCACGCTTCCGGACGGCACCGAGGTCGCGAGCAGCCCGCACGCCGAGCGGTCCTGAGCGGAAATATTTTTTTGGCACCATCCGGTCCGCCCCGGCCACAAAGCATCACGCCGGGGCGGCGGCCGGACGAAAGAAGCTCCTTGCCGTACCCTCGAGGGTTGAAAAAAGACGGCCGGGCCCGTGCCGCAGGCGACGAGGCCTTCGGGCCGCTCAGCGGCCGTCCGCTAGGTTGTGTGCATGACGCACGACCACAGCGCCGCCCGGCGGCCCTTCGGACGAGTTATCACGGCCATGGTGACGCCGTTCCGCCCGGACGGCTCGCTCGACGCGGACGGCGCGCAGACGCTCGCCGCGCACCTGGTCGATGTGCAGCGCAACGACGCGCTGGTGCTCAGCGGCACCGGCGGTGAGTCGCCGACCACCACCGAGGCGGAGAAGGAGACGCTGATCCGCGTCGTCCGCGAGGCGATCGGCGACCGCGCGCAGATCATCGCGGGGGTCGGCACGAACGACACCGCGCACACCGTGGAGCTGGCCCGCACGGCCGAGAAGGCCGGCGCGAACGGTCTGCTCGTCGTCACGCCGTACTACAACCGGCCGCCGCAGTCCGGCGTCGCGCGTCACTTCACCACCGTGGCCGACGCGACCGGGCTGCCGGTGATGCTCTACGACATCCCGCACCGGGCGGGCATACCGATCGCGACCGAGACGCTGCTGCGGGTCGCCGAGCACCCGAACATCGTGGCCGTGAAGGACGCGAAGGGTGACCTGTTCGCGACGTCCGCGGTGCTGGCCCGGACGAATCTGGCGTACTACAGCGGCGAGGACGCCGCGACGCTGCCCTGGCTGTCGATCGGCGCGTCCGGCGTGGTCGGCACGTCCACGCACTTCGTCGGCGCGCGGACGCAGGAGCTGATCACGGCGTTCGAGCGCGGCGACGTGGCCGAGGCGCTCCGCCTGCACCGGCAGCTGCTGCCGATCTACACGGGCATCTTCCGCACCGCGGGCACCATCCTGGTCAAGGCCGGGCTCAACGCCCAGGGCCTGCCGGCCGGGCCGGTGCGATCGCCGCTGGTGGATGCCACCGAGGACGAGACGGCGCAGCTGCGCGCCGATTGCCTGGCCGCCGGCGTGGAGTTGGCGGCATGATGAACGCACCGAGGTGATTGCATGACGCTACGTAAGACCGAGTCGGGCGCCCAGCACCGGGTGGTGGGGGTGTGACCACGGAACAGACCGCCGTGCACGTTCCGCCGCTGCCCAAGGGAGCCCTCCGGGTCATCCCGCTGGGTGGGCTGGGTGCCATCGGCCGGAACATGACCGTCTTCGAGTACGACGGGAAACTGCTCATAGTCGACTGCGGGGTGCTCTTCCCCGACGTGGACCAGCCCGGCGTCGACCTGATCCTGCCGGACTTCACCCCGATCCTGGACCGGCTCGCCGACGTGCAGGCGATCGTGCTCACCCACGGGCACGAGGACCACATCGGCGCCGTCCCCTACCTGCTCGCTCACAAGAAGGACATTCCGCTCGTCGGGTCCCAGTTCACGCTGGCCCTGGTCGAGGCGAAGCTGGCCGAGCGCCGGATCGACCCGTACACGCTGACCGTGAAGGAGGGCCGGAGCGAGAAGCTCGGGCCGTTCGAGTGCGAGTTCTTCGCGGTGAACCACTCGATCCCGGACGCGCTCGCGGTCGCGATCAAGACGCCGGCCGGCACCGTCCTGCACACCGGCGACTTCAAGATGGACCAGCTGCCGCTGGACGGCCGGATCACCGACCTGGCCGGCTTCGCGCGGCTCGGCGCCGAGGGCGTCGACCTGCTGCTCTCCGACTCGACGAACGCGGAGATCCCCGGCTTCGTCTCCCCGGAGCGGGAGATCGGCCCGGTCATCGACTCGATCTTCGCCAAGGCGACCGGCCGGATCATCGTGGCCAGCTTCGCCTCGCACGTGCACCGCGTCCAGCAGGTGCTGGACTCCGCGCACGAACACGGCCGCAAGGTCGCGTTCATCGGCCGCTCGATGGTGCGGAACATGGGGATCGCCCGCGACCTCGGCCTGTTGCACATCCCGGACCGGCTGGTCGTCGGCATGGACGAGGCGATGAACCTGCCGCCGGACGAGATCGTGCTGATGTCGACCGGTTCGCAGGGCGAGCCGATGAGCGCGCTCGGCCGGATGGCCACCGGCGACCACCGGCACGTCACGATCACGCCCGGTGACACCGTGGTGCTGGCCAGCTCGCTGGTCCCCGGCAACGAGACCTCGGTCTACCGGGTGATCAACCGGCTGTCCCGGGCCGGCGCCACCGTGATCCACAAGGAGGTCGCGCGGGTGCACGTGTCCGGCCACTCGCCGGCCGGTGAGCTGCTCTACCTGCTCAACGTGGTCAAGCCGAAGAACCTGATGCCGGTGCACGGCGAGTGGCGGCACCTGCGCGCCCACGGCCGGCTCGGCGTCGAGTCCGGCATCAAGCCGGAGCACGTGGTGCTGGCCGAGGACGGCGACATCGTCGACCTGGTCGGCGGCCGGGCCCGCGTGGTCGGCCACGCCGGTAACCGCTACGTCTACGTCGACGGTCTCGCGGTCGGCGACGTCAGCGAGTCGCTGCTGACCGAGCGCAAGATCCTCGGGGACGGCGGCTTCATCGCCGCGACCGTGGTGGTCGACTCCGTCACCGGCAAGGTGGTGGGTGGCCCGGCGATCTCCGCCAAGGGCTTCTCCGAGGACCCGGAGGCGTTCAACCCGGTGCTTCCGCTGATCACGGACGGCCTGAACCGGGCCGCGAACGACGGCATCACCGACCCGCACCAGTTGCAGCAGATCGTGCGCCGCATCGTCGGCCGCTGGGTGAACGAGGCCTACCGCCGCCGCCCGATGATCGTCCCGAACGTGGTCGAGGTCTGATCGACGGCCGGTGCGGGGGCAGTCCGCACCGGCCGCTGCTTTTCCGCTATCCGCTATACGGCAGATAGACCTATGGCGATCACGGCGCGTTACTGCTTGACTCGACCCCAGTGTGGGGGGAACCGCACTGGGGGGAACGATCGGCACCCGGCGCCCGCTCGGGCCCGGGTGCCGATTCGGGGGGAGCCGGCGCCATGCCCGTGTTGCTGCATCTCGTGACCGGCATGCCCGCGGCCGTCGCCGTCCTCGTCACCGTCTTCTCGGCCGCCGCTCCAGGCGGTGCCTGCCTGCGCGTTCATTCGTCTCCCGGGCTGTCGCGCGCCGTCGGCCGGGGCGCTCCGATCGGGCCGCCGCTCCGCTTCGCGCCGCCGCTCCGCTTCGCGCCGCCGCTCCGCTTCGCGCCGGCCCGGCCCCGCGTCGCCGGTCGGGGCTGAGTCGATGCAGACTGCGGTGTCCCTACCGGCCGTACGGCAGACACGTGCGGTGTCGGCCGGTGGGAGCGCCGCTCGGCGGCCCCGATGAGCTCCCAGGACCCGCCCGCCGTCGCCCGTCGTCGTCTGCGCCTGGCGCTGCGCCATGCCCGGCAGCGCCGGAAGCTCACGCAGCAGCAGGTGGCGGACGCGCTGGAGTGGTCGCTGTCCAAGGTGCAGCGGATCGAGAGCGGCGACGTCAGCATCTCCACCACGGACCTGCGGGCCGCGCTCGTGCTGCTCGGCGTCGTCGACCCGCGGCGGGTCGCGCAGTTGACCGAGGACGCGAAGGCGTCCCGCCGGCAGCGCTGGTGGACCACGGCCGAGTACCGCGAGCATCTGAGCCCGGCGATGCTGCAACTGCTGCAGTTCGAGTCGGAGGCGACCGCGATCCGGGTGTTCCAGGCGACGCTCATCCCGGGTGTCCTGCAGACCCGGGCCTATGCGGGCTGGATCCAGCATTTCTGGGCCGGCGACATTCCGCATGCCGATATGAAGGTCCGGGTCGAGCTCCGGACCCGCCGTGGTGAGAACCTGTTCGAGGTGCCGGACCCGCCGGCCTATCTGCTCATCCTCGACGAATCCGTGCTGCACCGGGAGGTCGGCGGCGCCGAGGTGTTCGCCGAGCAGTTGGAATACCTGCTGGAGAGGATTCGGCAACGGCTCGTCACGGTGCGCTTCGTGCCGTTCCGCGACGCGGTCAAGCTGGTGATGCTGGGCTCCTTCACCATCCTGGAGTTGCCCGACGAGGAGGACGTCTTCCTCTATCAGGAGGAGGGCTGGGGTGACTCGATGCATCATTCGCTGGCCACGATCCACCGGTACCGGGAGATCTTCGAACAGGCCTGGGAGGCCAGCTTCCCGCCCGACGTCTCGGCTCGTTTGATTGAAAGTTGTGTGCTGAGGCTCCGGACCCTGCTAGACAGGCAGCGGCACTCCGCCTAGACGCCGGGTGGAAATTCCACCGGTCCGCGGTACCGATGTGATCGAGGAGTCCAGATGAAATCTGCTGCACAATGGCGCAAAAGCACCTATTGTGACACCGCCTCGTGTGTCGAGGTCGCCGATCTATCGCGCGGTGTGATCGGTCTGCGTGACGGCAAGAATCCGTCCGGGCCGGTCCTGCGTTTCTCCGCCGCCGAATGGCATGCGTTTCTCGACATGCTCAAGCTAGAGAATATGGTTTGACGGGGAATCCCGGCAAAAGGGTGCGGCCGCGCGATGCGGCCACACCCTTTTGCATTCAGTAAGCAATTTATTACATTGAAGTATCTGATTGAAGGAGGCTGACATGGCGAGCGTCGATGTGGTCCACGTGGCCTGGCAGCGCAGCACCCGATGCGACACCAGCTCCTGCGTGGAGGTCGCGCGCGAGAGCTCCGGAGCGCGAGTACGGAACAGCACCGATCCGGCCGGCCCGGTGCTGATCTTCTCGACGGAGGCGTGGCGCGCCCTCGTCGAAGAGATCCACCGGTTCCGCTGACGGAAGATCAGGCGTTCGTGGTACGCGTTCCGTACCGACATGGTTCACCGAAAGGGCGGTGACTTTCCCCACGATCGATCCGTTAATCCATTCCTGACGCCACCCCCGTACCCCCGCCCGACGTCGCCGCGGCGTCCCGGCGGGGGAGTCAGGTAAGGAGCAGACGGATGAACCGAAGACGAGCACTCACCACGGCGGCCGTCGTCGCCACCGCGGGCGCCGCCGTCGCGCTGACGTTCCCCGCGTTCGCCGGCACCGGTGAACGGGAGCGGCCGGCCGGTGACACGGCCGCCGAGCGCCCCCTCGCCGCACCCGAGGTCCTCGCCGCGCTCTCCCGCGACTTCAACCTGACCACCGAGCAGGCCACGGACCGGCTGGCGGTGGAGCGGGAGGCCACGGCGGCGGTCCGCGCGGTCCGGGCCACCGCCGGCGCCGCCTGGGCCGGCGCCTGGCTGAACGACGACGCGGACACGCTGACCATCGCGGTGACCGACCGGGCGCTGGCCGACGACATCCGGGCGGCCGGCGCCGAGCCGAGGATCGTGGCGAACAGCG
This genomic window from Catenuloplanes niger contains:
- a CDS encoding M16 family metallopeptidase, coding for MTNPVQRGADPLGGTVNKTVLPSGLRIVTESIPTVRSVSIGIWAAIGSRDETPEFSGASHFLEHLLFKGTERRTAMDISAEIEAVGGETNAFTAKEYTCYYARVLDENLPLAVDVLCDLAANSVLADADVETERGVILEEIAMHDDEPGDQVHDIFTELIYGDHPLGQLISGTEQTIGAMTRAQIETFYRERYTAPHLVIAAAGNLDHDAVVAQVTAALAGTPLDGPAAAPASRRASEPAPAYAPPAQVVEPKDTEQAHVVLGAPGLARLDDRRFTAGVLNNVLGGGMSSRLFQEIREKRGLAYSVYSYTTQYADSGLFAVYAGCAPGKVEEVLELSRAELARVARTSLTAEELDRGKGMTKGAFVLGLEDTGSRMTRLAKAELLYDDLLPVAGFLERVDAVTADEVAALAEDLLTRPRSLAVVGPFDEDTVWPLG
- the dapB gene encoding 4-hydroxy-tetrahydrodipicolinate reductase; amino-acid sequence: MSETIPVAVLGAAGRMGTEVCKAVGAAPDMELTATVDAGEPLDKAAAARVIVDFTTPGAVLDNLRWAIDRGIHAVVGTSGFTEEKFAQVREWLAAKPGVGVIVAPNFGIGAVLMMEFAAKAARYFESVEIIEQHHPRKLDAPSGTATHTARLIAAARAEAGLTAMPDATADEIPGARGADVDGVRVHAVRATGLVAHQEVLFGALGETLTIRHDSLDRASFMPGVLLATREVLTRPGLTVGLAPLL
- a CDS encoding GNAT family N-acetyltransferase yields the protein MALGYVRPAGSQDAGDIARIQLTTWRVAYRRLLPKQVLDAVDVAWLTERWRESIEAPPTPRHRVLVAVEQAEQSYLVGFAAAGPADEQALAPGEEPGALGPDVAAVTDLLVEPRWGRRGHGSRLLSAAVDLWREDMFGTAIAWAYDADAATRKFLGSAGWEPDGASRALDVDDLLIPQLRLHVSLADAPL
- a CDS encoding glycosyltransferase 87 family protein; translation: MRTLWRVAGVVLFAVAVAVFDLVTSARHGFFDLKVYWGALNYWANDGGMLYDYLNPNTLYGFTYPPFAAFVMLPMAWVPWTAAMTISVIATVAVTAVLVWWMIRPIVQRQGWTPWLAFAIAACLVAAYEPMRETVNFGQVNMLLLFLVAADVLLLVARRSPFGGVGIGLATAIKLTPGVFIVYLLVTGRWRAAITASGTAAFVTLVAAVIAPDASREFWLSALWNTDRVGDLGFISNQSLQGVVARLFGDDLKPLWALLVVATLVFWGWRCRLAIQAGDERAGLALTAVLGCLISPVTWVHHLVWLLPALFLIAGDGFRSTGRRRKVMLTVAFLSWAILCSRLVWVWTYRTGGLGGFLGGSAYLWVSIVLLLAIPIDRADDPEDQDLSEGTEEARPSLVA
- a CDS encoding winged helix-turn-helix domain-containing protein yields the protein MAISDDLSLAQARRVTLAAQGFTDPPPGGPVTMRHLRRVLGRVGLLQIDSVNVLQRAHYLPMYSRLGPYPTELLDRASARRPRTLFEYWGHEASLIPVELQPALRWRMAEAHTSAWGGMRRIAQEQPGLVAWVRDEVRARGPLTAAEIEHDAPRETGNWGWNWSVVKRALEWLFWSGEVTAAGRNSAFARLYDLPERVLPAAVVDAPTPPVEDAHRQLVEISARALGVAAEPELRDYFRLPVAGARRAIAELAEAGTLRPVRVEGWNRPAYLHADARLPRRVRASTLVSPFDPVVWERARAERLFGFTYRIEIYVPAPRRLHGYYVLPFLHGDRFAGRVDLKADRRAGVLRVPAAWREPHADEAETAHALAAELRRLAGWLGLTEVAPPERGDLAPALTAALAAAHDAEPVPSVATGPAAGGV
- a CDS encoding DUF2752 domain-containing protein; the protein is MSGEPSQADSRFVDTTSPHPADGPGVVRQSGTDDTRPVSPAGSDGPSYPAYQPGPDGSYPAYQPGPDGTYPPYAGYPPGYVPPQPDRLTRLVARIHARTPRWLAPLAVFGCVSAAAGYVLWADPAAADANAQPTCIVKYLTGFDCPGCGGTRAVWYMMHGDIPAAARHHAVLLFAVPFVAYLYVAWAGKALFGWRLPSWEPSSRSLIWFLAAWAAFSVLRNLPWAPFTWFFV
- the thyX gene encoding FAD-dependent thymidylate synthase, whose translation is MVPQQVQLIAWTQFQAPEGVAWSTDAEGGQALAEFAGRACYQSWKKPNPKTATNAGYLEHILETGHFSVLEHGSVSFYFSGISRSLTHELIRHRHFSYSQLSQRYVPERDAAFVEPDVIAGDPELHAMFEKAADASLAAYTELLEGLEAKFADVESPTLRRKQARQAARAILPNAVETRIVVTGNYRAWRHFIALRATEAADVEIRELAVECLRQLTEKAPNVFGDFTISTLPDGTEVASSPHAERS
- the dapA gene encoding 4-hydroxy-tetrahydrodipicolinate synthase gives rise to the protein MTHDHSAARRPFGRVITAMVTPFRPDGSLDADGAQTLAAHLVDVQRNDALVLSGTGGESPTTTEAEKETLIRVVREAIGDRAQIIAGVGTNDTAHTVELARTAEKAGANGLLVVTPYYNRPPQSGVARHFTTVADATGLPVMLYDIPHRAGIPIATETLLRVAEHPNIVAVKDAKGDLFATSAVLARTNLAYYSGEDAATLPWLSIGASGVVGTSTHFVGARTQELITAFERGDVAEALRLHRQLLPIYTGIFRTAGTILVKAGLNAQGLPAGPVRSPLVDATEDETAQLRADCLAAGVELAA